Proteins encoded in a region of the Syntrophorhabdaceae bacterium genome:
- a CDS encoding type II toxin-antitoxin system HicA family toxin, producing MFSDIEALVIAVGGDVREGEGSRVVFEIEGSRKYLHRPHPGKEAKKYQVEELREWFIQLEVLP from the coding sequence GTGTTTTCCGACATCGAAGCCCTGGTGATAGCCGTCGGCGGAGATGTGCGGGAAGGTGAAGGTTCCCGTGTGGTGTTTGAGATAGAGGGAAGTCGAAAATACCTCCATCGTCCTCACCCGGGCAAGGAGGCAAAGAAATATCAGGTTGAGGAACTGCGCGAATGGTTCATACAACTGGAGGTTTTACCATGA
- a CDS encoding type II toxin-antitoxin system HicB family antitoxin, with the protein MKSITSYKGYMARIEFDERDEIFVGKVLGIAESITFHGETVRELKGDFQAAIDHYIADCAATGRTPLKTASGKMMLRISPETHTKALIIARASGKSLNQWVEEILDRATQENGATTGTAGQKSSKAASPKTS; encoded by the coding sequence ATGAAAAGCATAACAAGCTACAAGGGATATATGGCCAGGATCGAATTCGATGAAAGGGATGAAATCTTCGTGGGGAAAGTGCTGGGAATAGCCGAAAGCATCACTTTTCACGGAGAGACAGTAAGGGAACTCAAGGGCGACTTTCAGGCTGCTATCGATCACTATATAGCTGATTGCGCGGCTACAGGGCGCACGCCATTAAAGACGGCTTCCGGCAAGATGATGCTTCGCATTTCCCCGGAAACACACACAAAGGCCCTTATTATAGCAAGAGCTTCAGGCAAAAGTCTCAATCAGTGGGTTGAGGAAATCCTCGACAGGGCGACTCAGGAAAATGGTGCAACAACGGGAACAGCGGGGCAGAAGAGTTCAAAAGCGGCATCCCCGAAAACGTCGTGA
- a CDS encoding DUF4143 domain-containing protein has product MGEAFGGCNRIRSLSKGTFSCDRTWVRRDARRRQWLSILQASGIVYLLEPYHTNITKRLVRSPKLYFLDTGLCSWLTEWTSPETLEVGAMSGPILETWIMSELLKTYWHNGFKEPFYFYRDKDQKEIDLLILQDGVVYPLEFKKSASPGKADARSFKTLEKLGLPIGPGGIICLTLQSLPITANVLSIPVGVI; this is encoded by the coding sequence ATGGGCGAAGCTTTTGGTGGGTGCAACCGGATTCGATCTCTATCAAAGGGGACATTCTCATGCGACCGCACGTGGGTCCGGCGCGATGCTCGACGCAGGCAATGGCTGTCCATTCTCCAGGCCTCCGGGATCGTCTATCTCCTGGAGCCCTACCACACCAATATCACCAAGCGGCTCGTCAGGAGCCCCAAGCTCTACTTTCTCGATACGGGCCTGTGCTCATGGCTCACCGAGTGGACGAGTCCCGAGACGCTGGAGGTGGGAGCAATGTCCGGTCCGATCCTTGAGACCTGGATCATGTCCGAGCTTCTGAAGACTTACTGGCACAACGGATTCAAGGAGCCCTTCTACTTTTACCGCGACAAGGACCAGAAGGAGATAGATCTCCTTATCCTGCAGGACGGGGTGGTCTATCCACTCGAATTCAAGAAGAGCGCGTCTCCGGGCAAGGCGGACGCGCGGTCCTTCAAGACGCTGGAAAAACTCGGCCTGCCCATCGGCCCGGGGGGTATCATATGTCTCACCCTCCAGTCTCTGCCCATCACCGCCAATGTCTTGTCCATCCCCGTGGGAGTGATCTGA
- a CDS encoding DUF6448 family protein yields MNKYRTLIMACSCLVLAALFPLYARAHCDTLDGPVVASARAALEKGDITPVLKWVKGDDEKEVKEVFQKVLAARKASPGAREIADMYFFETLVRIHRAGEGAPYTGLRAGPVEPIILEADKSLEAGSIEAVVKHITALAAKGIEKRFSQTLDRKKYADESVAAGRDFVEAYVEFTHYLERLYNDAAGHAAAHGTSDESKAKGGHGHGH; encoded by the coding sequence ATGAACAAGTATCGAACATTGATCATGGCCTGTAGCTGCCTTGTCCTGGCTGCACTATTTCCCCTTTATGCCCGTGCTCACTGCGACACGCTCGATGGACCGGTGGTGGCGAGCGCAAGAGCCGCGTTGGAAAAAGGAGACATCACCCCCGTATTGAAATGGGTGAAGGGCGATGACGAGAAAGAGGTCAAAGAAGTCTTTCAAAAGGTCCTCGCAGCCCGGAAGGCCTCTCCCGGGGCGCGAGAAATTGCGGACATGTATTTCTTCGAGACCCTCGTCAGAATACACAGGGCAGGGGAGGGCGCCCCTTACACGGGCCTTCGGGCAGGACCTGTCGAGCCGATCATTCTCGAAGCGGACAAGTCTCTCGAGGCGGGCTCGATCGAGGCAGTGGTAAAGCACATTACGGCTTTGGCAGCGAAGGGTATCGAGAAACGGTTCAGCCAGACCCTTGACAGGAAGAAGTATGCGGATGAATCCGTCGCGGCGGGGCGGGATTTTGTGGAGGCCTATGTCGAATTTACCCACTACCTGGAGCGACTCTACAACGACGCCGCCGGTCACGCTGCGGCTCATGGTACATCAGATGAAAGCAAGGCGAAGGGGGGCCATGGACACGGCCACTAA
- a CDS encoding ester cyclase has translation MVKDSGATSESKTIVERFLKNLDKNLNAIDEFFSPGCRAYLPGNSLPVDREGFKGFVDMLYTAFPDLHHEIEHQIGEEKEVASLVTVRGTHKGEFQGMSPTGKEVIFTDIIMARIEDGKFVALWAQFDVSGLLRQLGAW, from the coding sequence ATGGTGAAAGACAGTGGCGCCACGAGTGAAAGCAAGACTATAGTGGAACGTTTCCTCAAGAATCTGGACAAGAATCTCAATGCGATCGACGAATTTTTCTCGCCCGGCTGCCGGGCATATCTTCCGGGGAACAGCCTTCCGGTGGACCGGGAGGGATTCAAGGGGTTCGTCGATATGCTCTACACAGCCTTCCCCGACCTTCATCATGAAATAGAACACCAGATTGGAGAAGAAAAAGAAGTAGCCAGTCTCGTCACCGTTCGGGGTACGCACAAGGGTGAATTCCAGGGCATGTCTCCAACGGGAAAAGAGGTGATATTTACCGATATCATCATGGCCCGGATAGAGGACGGCAAGTTCGTTGCCTTGTGGGCGCAGTTCGATGTATCGGGCCTGTTGCGCCAGCTTGGTGCGTGGTGA